Proteins encoded by one window of Brevibacterium atlanticum:
- a CDS encoding DUF2268 domain-containing protein: MTVTVIDSASGMQRVLSAPADERADRLRKMWEPMTGMYFFVPDVDMERVHAQSFGFPIQTTDSTQTMLAGALDRLRSADAWDRIRNALEDGIAEIRTADPTLDVPDLRVLIVLGDPNNPHFMDEVAGLSGFGGISGFIAITLWPSPVVLNRLEAIAVHELHHNLRYSPGGIVWDPATVTVGEHVVSEGLADVFAAELYGERGYTHFVSDEIRNDRPVLEKVASGFDIRGMADFAPWVLGDATAELFGATPVGLPTGAGYAAGAQIVRTYLEVTGGSAASNLRTPSADILDVALPGLGLRAER; the protein is encoded by the coding sequence ATGACAGTCACAGTGATCGACAGCGCGTCCGGCATGCAGCGCGTGCTCAGCGCACCGGCCGATGAGAGAGCCGACCGGCTCCGCAAGATGTGGGAGCCGATGACAGGCATGTACTTCTTCGTGCCTGACGTCGACATGGAGCGAGTCCATGCACAGAGCTTCGGATTTCCGATACAGACAACGGACAGCACACAAACCATGCTCGCCGGCGCCCTCGACAGGTTGCGCAGCGCAGATGCCTGGGACCGCATCCGGAACGCTCTCGAGGACGGCATCGCTGAGATCAGGACAGCAGACCCGACGCTCGACGTACCGGATCTCCGCGTGCTCATCGTCCTCGGCGACCCGAACAACCCGCATTTTATGGACGAAGTTGCCGGCCTCTCCGGCTTTGGAGGGATCAGCGGCTTCATCGCCATCACTCTCTGGCCGAGTCCCGTGGTCCTCAATCGGCTGGAAGCCATCGCGGTCCACGAACTCCACCACAATCTCCGCTATTCTCCCGGCGGCATCGTCTGGGATCCGGCGACCGTGACCGTCGGCGAGCATGTCGTCTCGGAGGGCTTGGCCGATGTCTTCGCCGCAGAACTCTACGGCGAGCGCGGATACACGCACTTCGTCAGCGACGAGATCCGGAACGATCGGCCCGTGCTGGAGAAGGTGGCATCTGGCTTCGACATCCGTGGGATGGCCGACTTCGCCCCGTGGGTGCTCGGCGATGCCACTGCCGAGTTGTTCGGTGCGACGCCGGTCGGACTTCCCACCGGTGCCGGATATGCAGCCGGCGCGCAGATCGTCCGCACCTATCTCGAGGTGACCGGCGGCAGCGCAGCAAGCAACCTGCGGACTCCTTCTGCCGACATCCTCGACGTCGCGCTCCCCGGACTCGGCCTGAGGGCAGAGCGGTAG
- a CDS encoding PCC domain-containing protein yields MSNGAETTELPGPTFPLKNPGTAVVHAGLRQDPRIVSVPTRCTEHTIDLSEGTDVFAALETALGTFSVSGIMAEFVSGQFEHIEYVHPAYGPDAEHPMSFTHTFAFDQPTQLRHASATVGFRDDVPFCHIHASWTDADGVIKGGHLLPGTLAGPSGLRVRLFVLADSRLVSDVDPETGFSAFAPHLFEPESAGTEARASAPSNTTVPDAVISRVRPGELLDEAVLTVTRNAGFTSAEVVASLGSTTGAVFTGGTAPWPAVEFTYLAGTVTDAQSQGPRVSLIGEVIDVAGEVSSGSLAPVSNPVAVTFELFVRRIT; encoded by the coding sequence ATGAGCAATGGAGCCGAGACCACAGAGCTGCCTGGACCGACCTTTCCCCTCAAGAATCCGGGAACAGCGGTCGTGCACGCTGGGCTGCGCCAGGACCCGCGCATCGTATCCGTGCCGACTCGCTGCACCGAGCACACTATCGACCTCTCCGAGGGTACCGACGTGTTCGCCGCGCTCGAGACTGCGCTAGGCACCTTCAGCGTTTCTGGCATCATGGCGGAGTTCGTCTCCGGTCAGTTCGAGCACATCGAATACGTTCATCCCGCCTACGGCCCCGATGCCGAGCACCCGATGTCCTTCACTCACACGTTCGCATTCGACCAGCCCACTCAGCTGCGTCACGCCTCGGCCACCGTCGGGTTCCGGGACGATGTCCCGTTCTGCCACATCCATGCTTCGTGGACCGATGCCGATGGTGTGATCAAGGGCGGGCATCTGCTGCCTGGCACGCTGGCCGGACCCTCGGGTCTGAGGGTCCGCCTGTTCGTTCTCGCCGATTCCAGGCTTGTCAGCGACGTCGATCCCGAGACCGGGTTCTCCGCCTTCGCACCGCATCTGTTCGAGCCGGAATCGGCCGGCACAGAGGCGCGAGCGTCAGCGCCCTCCAACACAACTGTTCCCGACGCCGTCATCTCCCGTGTCCGTCCCGGCGAGCTCCTCGACGAGGCGGTCCTCACCGTCACCCGGAACGCCGGTTTCACCTCCGCCGAGGTGGTCGCGAGCCTCGGCAGCACGACCGGTGCCGTGTTCACAGGCGGCACAGCCCCGTGGCCGGCTGTCGAGTTCACCTACCTGGCAGGCACCGTCACCGACGCTCAATCCCAGGGCCCCCGGGTCAGTCTCATCGGCGAAGTCATCGACGTCGCCGGTGAGGTCAGCTCCGGCTCGCTGGCACCGGTGTCGAATCCCGTTGCCGTGACCTTCGAACTCTTCGTCCGACGGATCACATGA
- a CDS encoding LysR family transcriptional regulator: MTDLRSLKTLLAVVEYGSIHLAARSIFISHSTASRQIRALEEHYDTTLFERSSSGVFPTPQCLAVADFARRTIAESELLADSFGEYSGSIETVSIVTSTGLGQTVVADAINRLMRTTDRVQISIIDRGSVEALQVLRNRQADVCVNFSMSNHELGTLPGVRKVAEVEAANFAILADEHPLADRPSLFISDMTDFPVGALPAGNTARMRIEQAVRAQGQVFSPTLEATCPVLMVRSLVGTSMIAMMAGRTIPTNLNAIGCKAIPIIDQDIESRFIQILEADPRRESHGLDLVIEALQSSL, from the coding sequence ATGACCGATCTCCGGAGCCTCAAGACGCTGCTCGCCGTCGTCGAGTACGGGTCGATCCACCTCGCCGCACGGTCGATCTTCATCTCCCACTCCACAGCGAGCCGCCAGATCAGAGCACTGGAGGAGCACTACGACACGACTCTGTTCGAGAGGTCGAGCTCCGGCGTCTTCCCTACGCCTCAGTGCCTCGCCGTCGCCGACTTCGCTCGTCGGACCATCGCCGAATCCGAACTGCTCGCCGATTCCTTCGGGGAGTACTCCGGCTCGATCGAGACGGTCTCGATCGTGACAAGCACCGGTCTGGGTCAGACGGTGGTCGCCGATGCGATCAACCGCCTGATGCGTACGACCGATCGGGTGCAGATCAGCATCATCGACCGGGGCTCGGTCGAAGCTCTGCAGGTGCTGCGCAATCGGCAGGCCGATGTCTGTGTGAACTTCTCGATGTCGAATCATGAACTCGGCACCTTGCCGGGAGTGCGCAAGGTCGCCGAGGTGGAGGCGGCGAACTTCGCGATTCTCGCCGACGAGCATCCGCTGGCCGACCGGCCCAGCCTCTTCATCAGCGATATGACCGATTTTCCCGTCGGCGCTCTGCCTGCCGGGAACACCGCGAGGATGCGCATCGAACAGGCGGTGCGGGCGCAGGGTCAGGTCTTCTCCCCCACCCTGGAGGCGACCTGCCCGGTTCTCATGGTGCGCTCCCTCGTCGGCACGTCGATGATCGCGATGATGGCCGGTCGCACTATTCCGACGAATCTCAACGCGATCGGCTGCAAGGCGATCCCGATCATCGATCAGGACATCGAATCACGTTTCATCCAGATCCTCGAGGCCGACCCGCGCCGCGAATCCCACGGTCTCGATCTCGTCATCGAGGCTCTGCAGAGCAGCCTCTGA
- a CDS encoding M20/M25/M40 family metallo-hydrolase, translated as MSDDTTDRDDAADTTTIRGDLVRRAGEFVDSAPFIDRLSLRVARRTESQAPGNGSAASAYLSEEIIPELDELGFDSTICDNPESDEHPLLIASRIEDPELPTVLLYGHGDVQFAHDDQWAEGLDPWVLTRDGDRLYGRGTADNKGQHSVNTVALRTVLDGLGTRDDAASARLGYNVRILMETAEEAGSKGLRSFAAAHAAELAADLFLASDGPRIAAEVPTLFLGSRGALNFRLVAHERDDSHHSGNWGGRLRNPATVIAAAINALVDGNGVIRIPALRPTDPPASVLAAVAKLPEVVEDGAPETDPSWGEPGLSPAERVFAFNVLEVLALDAGDPAQVVNAIPGAASASMQLRYVVGTDVSDFENRVRTYLEEQGIRGVDVELEHCMPATRLDPDSRVVTAAAESIRRTTGLEAAVEPNLGGTIPNDVFAEVLGLPTVWVPHSYPGCHQHAPDEHALLSVLKQGAEIMTGMFWDMRSHPENWFTSK; from the coding sequence ATGAGCGATGACACCACCGACCGCGATGACGCGGCAGATACCACCACGATCCGCGGCGACCTGGTCCGACGGGCCGGGGAATTCGTCGACAGTGCGCCCTTCATCGACCGTCTCTCCCTGAGGGTCGCACGCCGCACCGAAAGCCAGGCGCCGGGCAACGGGTCGGCCGCCTCGGCGTATCTCTCCGAAGAGATCATCCCCGAACTCGATGAGCTCGGCTTCGACTCGACCATCTGTGACAACCCGGAATCCGACGAACACCCGCTGCTCATCGCCTCCCGCATCGAGGATCCCGAGCTGCCCACGGTCCTCCTCTACGGGCACGGCGATGTGCAGTTCGCGCACGACGACCAGTGGGCCGAAGGCCTCGACCCCTGGGTGCTCACCCGCGACGGCGACCGTCTGTACGGACGCGGAACCGCCGACAACAAGGGCCAGCACAGCGTCAACACCGTGGCTCTGCGCACCGTCCTCGATGGCCTCGGGACCAGGGATGATGCCGCCTCGGCGAGGCTCGGGTACAACGTGAGGATCCTCATGGAGACCGCCGAGGAGGCCGGGTCGAAAGGACTGCGATCATTCGCGGCGGCCCACGCCGCCGAACTCGCCGCCGACCTCTTCCTCGCCTCCGACGGTCCCCGGATCGCCGCCGAGGTGCCCACCCTCTTCCTCGGCTCCCGCGGGGCACTGAACTTCCGCCTCGTCGCCCATGAACGCGACGACAGCCACCATTCGGGGAACTGGGGCGGCCGCCTGCGCAACCCGGCCACCGTCATCGCCGCAGCGATCAACGCCCTCGTCGACGGCAACGGCGTCATCCGGATTCCGGCGCTGCGCCCGACCGATCCTCCCGCCTCGGTGCTCGCGGCAGTCGCAAAACTGCCCGAGGTCGTCGAGGACGGTGCGCCCGAGACCGACCCGAGCTGGGGTGAACCGGGACTGAGCCCCGCCGAACGGGTCTTCGCCTTCAACGTCCTCGAGGTCCTCGCCCTCGACGCGGGCGACCCGGCTCAGGTGGTCAACGCGATCCCGGGAGCCGCCTCGGCGAGCATGCAGCTGCGGTACGTCGTCGGCACCGATGTCAGCGATTTCGAGAACCGGGTCCGAACCTACCTCGAAGAACAGGGAATCAGGGGAGTCGACGTCGAACTTGAGCACTGCATGCCGGCGACCCGGCTCGACCCCGACTCTCGGGTCGTGACCGCCGCGGCGGAATCGATCCGACGGACCACCGGGCTCGAGGCCGCGGTCGAGCCCAACCTCGGGGGCACGATTCCGAACGACGTCTTCGCCGAGGTGCTCGGACTGCCGACCGTGTGGGTGCCGCATTCCTACCCGGGCTGTCACCAGCATGCACCGGACGAACACGCATTGCTCTCGGTGCTCAAGCAGGGCGCGGAGATCATGACGGGGATGTTCTGGGACATGCGGTCGCACCCGGAGAACTGGTTCACCTCGAAGTGA
- a CDS encoding MFS transporter yields MTEQQSAQNTTEKPPVKSWKVITAASIGNALEWYDISIYAYFSVYISVAFFPSESHAVSVMLALGSFALSFFIRPVGAIVLGSFADRRGRKPALTLTIWLMFAGTLMIVLMPPAHVIGLAAPLLILLARLIQGFAAGGEFGSATSLMVEHLPDRRGFAASWQFTSQAMSTILASVIGVAVTTTLTQEQLETWGFRLPFIVGLLVGPVGLYIRRHVPESPEFAAAQAEKPKEAAAIGGVLRHHKLAVVLAIGAIAVSTCLNYFITYVPTYAVDNLGMTNSAGFWATLVSGLVLLLFTPVAGYFCDKVGRLTFMIPAALAVMVLTWVLFTWVVAANALAVLIIAVVIFSLLKAAYYGPLASVMGDIFPTEVRGTGLSLGYNVGVAVFGGLTPLVAAWLIGVTGDAKAPAYWVLLAGALSVAAILVVWKKLGVR; encoded by the coding sequence ATGACAGAACAGCAGTCCGCGCAGAACACGACAGAGAAGCCGCCGGTGAAATCGTGGAAGGTCATCACCGCGGCCTCGATCGGCAACGCCCTCGAGTGGTACGACATCTCCATCTACGCCTACTTCTCCGTCTACATCTCGGTGGCGTTCTTCCCCTCCGAGAGCCACGCTGTGTCGGTGATGTTGGCGTTGGGCTCATTCGCACTCTCGTTCTTCATCCGCCCGGTGGGAGCGATCGTGCTCGGCAGCTTCGCCGACCGCAGGGGCCGCAAACCCGCGCTGACGCTGACGATCTGGCTCATGTTCGCAGGCACGCTGATGATCGTGCTCATGCCTCCGGCGCATGTCATCGGACTGGCCGCGCCGCTGCTCATTCTGCTGGCCAGGCTCATCCAGGGCTTCGCCGCCGGTGGGGAATTCGGTTCGGCGACCTCGCTCATGGTCGAACACCTGCCCGATCGCCGAGGTTTCGCCGCGAGCTGGCAGTTCACCTCGCAGGCCATGTCGACGATCCTCGCCTCCGTCATCGGGGTGGCAGTGACGACGACGCTGACGCAGGAACAGCTCGAGACCTGGGGCTTCCGCCTGCCGTTCATCGTCGGACTCCTCGTCGGCCCGGTCGGCCTCTACATCCGCAGGCATGTCCCGGAGTCCCCGGAGTTCGCGGCCGCACAGGCAGAGAAGCCGAAGGAAGCCGCGGCCATCGGAGGAGTGCTGCGCCATCACAAGCTGGCCGTGGTGTTGGCGATCGGTGCAATCGCGGTCTCGACCTGCCTCAACTACTTCATCACCTATGTCCCGACCTATGCCGTCGACAACCTGGGCATGACGAATTCGGCAGGGTTCTGGGCGACGCTCGTGTCCGGACTCGTCTTGCTTCTGTTCACCCCGGTCGCGGGCTACTTCTGCGACAAGGTCGGACGCCTGACCTTCATGATCCCCGCGGCGCTGGCCGTCATGGTGCTCACCTGGGTGCTGTTCACCTGGGTCGTCGCAGCCAATGCGCTGGCCGTGCTCATCATCGCGGTCGTGATCTTCTCGCTGCTCAAGGCCGCGTACTACGGCCCTCTGGCCAGCGTCATGGGCGACATCTTCCCGACCGAGGTGCGCGGAACCGGACTGTCTCTGGGCTACAACGTCGGCGTCGCCGTCTTCGGCGGACTGACTCCGCTGGTCGCTGCCTGGCTCATCGGCGTCACCGGCGATGCGAAGGCGCCGGCCTACTGGGTGCTGCTCGCCGGCGCACTGAGCGTGGCCGCGATCCTCGTGGTGTGGAAGAAGCTCGGCGTGCGGTGA
- a CDS encoding YoaK family protein has translation MTRRLDLAMLLLLTFSTGMVDAIGYLGFDKVFTGNMTGNVVILGMGLTGAEGIPVLRPALALVFFMVGAALSGRILGDVGEAWHHRTTVIFGIVAAGCAALSLYVALVPDPEIGLAGTIFTSALSALMGAQAAAARKMKIADVTTVVVTSTIVGLASDSRLAGGDSVRWVRRLLAVVLILIGALAGAATLLLNQWIGIALVAVMIAAAAAIGHLGEKKRTLAEAAGTVASNA, from the coding sequence ATGACCCGCCGACTCGACCTGGCCATGCTGTTGCTGCTGACGTTCTCGACCGGGATGGTCGATGCGATCGGCTACCTCGGCTTCGACAAGGTCTTCACCGGGAACATGACCGGCAACGTGGTCATCCTCGGCATGGGTCTGACCGGCGCCGAGGGTATTCCCGTCCTCCGCCCCGCCCTTGCCCTGGTCTTCTTCATGGTCGGCGCGGCACTCTCGGGCCGCATCCTCGGCGATGTCGGCGAGGCCTGGCATCACCGGACGACCGTGATCTTCGGCATCGTCGCCGCCGGCTGCGCGGCACTGTCCCTCTATGTGGCGCTCGTGCCCGATCCCGAGATCGGGCTGGCCGGCACGATCTTCACCTCGGCACTCTCGGCCCTCATGGGCGCGCAGGCGGCTGCCGCCAGAAAGATGAAGATCGCCGATGTCACCACCGTGGTCGTGACCTCGACGATCGTCGGCCTCGCTTCGGATTCCCGCTTGGCCGGCGGCGACAGCGTCCGCTGGGTTCGCCGCCTGCTCGCCGTCGTCCTCATCCTCATCGGCGCGCTGGCAGGGGCTGCGACGCTCCTGCTCAATCAGTGGATCGGCATCGCCCTCGTTGCCGTCATGATCGCGGCCGCTGCCGCCATCGGCCACCTCGGTGAGAAGAAGCGGACCCTCGCCGAGGCGGCCGGAACCGTTGCGTCGAACGCCTGA
- a CDS encoding ABC transporter substrate-binding protein translates to MVAALASAVLLAGCVPVQPLEDPPDRTDVKSVGAESGDFRQGGDLVMALSSEPDRLDPTTSSSLYTRYVMQTMCQKLYDIDENGEITPMLATALPEISKDGKTVRIPLKDGVKFADGTDFDAEAVRTTIERGLNLEESSRAAELGPIDDVTAVGDHTLEVTFEKPFAPFTAALADRAGMIMSPKALKDEGDDFGDNPVCVGPFKFEKRIAQTSIKVVRDPNYYDADKIHLDSITYQIMTDANIRAANIRSGDVQVADTISPQDVDALDEETGIGLLQSNSLGYQGLTVNMGFGDNPENFETPLGQDPKVRRALSMAIDRKALVNTVFNGWFSPACSGIAPDSPFATEASNDCVDYDPEGAKKLLRDAGVKLPLKVNMKVANTQDTLRFAQAVQAATKEAGFDIKVQPMEYTALLDAQDRGDYELLQLGWSGRVDPHGNLYTFHYPGAANNVTGVDDDKLSDLLTRASEATDESERAELYGKASQRIGEINSIIYLYRQKNLTAYTENVAGIDVFSDGVVHLSGAGFLKNGGQR, encoded by the coding sequence ATGGTTGCAGCGCTTGCCTCTGCCGTTCTGCTGGCCGGCTGCGTGCCGGTCCAACCCTTGGAGGATCCGCCCGATCGCACCGACGTGAAGTCAGTGGGTGCGGAGTCGGGGGATTTCAGGCAGGGCGGTGACCTCGTCATGGCCCTGTCCTCTGAGCCGGATCGCCTCGACCCGACGACCTCGTCGTCGCTCTACACCCGGTACGTCATGCAGACGATGTGCCAGAAGCTCTACGACATCGACGAGAACGGTGAGATCACCCCGATGCTCGCGACAGCGCTCCCGGAGATCTCCAAGGACGGCAAGACCGTGCGGATTCCGCTCAAGGACGGGGTGAAGTTCGCCGACGGGACCGACTTCGACGCCGAGGCGGTCAGGACGACCATCGAACGCGGACTCAATCTCGAAGAGTCTTCCCGCGCCGCCGAACTCGGACCCATCGACGACGTCACCGCAGTGGGCGACCACACTCTCGAAGTCACCTTCGAGAAGCCTTTCGCCCCCTTCACCGCGGCGCTCGCCGACCGTGCCGGAATGATCATGTCGCCGAAAGCACTGAAGGACGAGGGCGATGACTTCGGCGACAATCCTGTCTGCGTCGGGCCGTTCAAGTTCGAGAAGCGCATCGCGCAGACATCGATCAAGGTGGTCCGAGACCCCAACTACTACGATGCCGACAAGATCCACCTCGACTCGATCACCTACCAGATCATGACGGACGCGAACATCCGTGCCGCGAACATCCGATCCGGTGACGTCCAGGTCGCCGACACGATCTCCCCGCAGGACGTCGACGCCCTCGACGAGGAGACCGGCATCGGCCTCCTGCAGTCGAATTCGCTCGGGTACCAGGGCCTGACCGTGAACATGGGATTCGGTGACAACCCCGAGAACTTCGAGACGCCGCTGGGTCAGGACCCGAAGGTACGACGGGCCCTGTCAATGGCCATTGATCGCAAGGCACTCGTCAACACCGTCTTCAACGGATGGTTCTCACCGGCCTGTTCCGGCATCGCCCCCGACAGTCCCTTCGCCACCGAGGCGAGCAACGACTGCGTCGACTACGACCCCGAAGGTGCGAAGAAACTCCTCAGGGATGCCGGGGTCAAGCTGCCGCTGAAAGTGAACATGAAGGTCGCAAACACCCAGGACACCCTTCGATTCGCCCAAGCAGTGCAGGCGGCCACCAAGGAGGCCGGCTTCGACATCAAGGTCCAGCCGATGGAGTACACCGCTCTCCTCGATGCCCAGGACCGCGGCGACTACGAACTGCTCCAGCTCGGGTGGTCCGGCCGCGTCGACCCGCACGGCAACCTCTACACCTTCCACTACCCGGGCGCTGCCAACAACGTCACCGGCGTCGACGATGACAAGCTCAGCGACCTGCTCACCCGGGCCAGCGAAGCCACCGACGAAAGCGAACGCGCCGAACTCTACGGCAAGGCTTCTCAGCGGATCGGTGAGATCAACTCGATCATCTACCTCTACCGGCAGAAGAACCTCACCGCCTACACCGAGAACGTCGCCGGAATCGACGTCTTCTCCGACGGAGTCGTGCACCTCTCGGGAGCAGGCTTCCTCAAGAACGGAGGTCAGCGATGA